From a region of the Podospora pseudopauciseta strain CBS 411.78 chromosome 7 map unlocalized CBS411.78m_7, whole genome shotgun sequence genome:
- a CDS encoding uncharacterized protein (EggNog:ENOG503P2RW; COG:K), producing MSSSNGAQKPIHSRVKLFYRINVPHEPEEFIQDPLPAHVELDIPMTCTVKDLADIMEKNSRKIFPSLSVGTRLCFRTMDRSIYSTKPKYLPSPYGSYVIGRGYPGIDLPARDENDPASPKPKLRWLDGAYIVCTIFPPLPSDEDEPIIPPALPYKISRLGPDQPGKGIVVGGDRTANGKGKGREDEDDDPRPPRRGNTRVSKGTSRGPTSRTRDNDRRAN from the exons ATGTCTTCATCAAATGGAGCCCAGAAACCAATCCACTCCAGAGTGAAACTTTTCTACCGCATCAATGTTCCCCATGA GCCAGAAGAATTTATCCAGGACCCCTTGCCTGCCCATGTTGAGCTTGATATCCCAATGACATG TACAGTCAAAGACCTGGCTGATATCATGGAGAAGAACTCAAGAAAAATCTTCCCTTCTCTTTCCGTCGGCACCCGGCTCTGCTTCCGCACTATGGACCGGTCAATTTACAGCACAAAGCCAAAATACCTTCCGTCACCTTACGGCAGTTACGTTATCGGTCGAGGTTACCCAGGCATCGATTTACCCGCACGAGACGAGAATGACCCAGCGAGCCCCAAGCCAAAGCTCCGATGGCTGGATGGCGCTTACATTGTCTGTACCATCTTTCCGCCATTACCCAGCGACGAAGACGAACCCATTATACCACCTGCGCTGCCGTATAAGATCAGCAGGCTAGGGCCTGATCAGCCTGGAAAGGGTATCGTAGTAGGGGGTGACCGGACGGCTAatggaaagggaaaaggacgtgaagacgaggatgacgatcCCCGTCCGCCGCGCCGCGGCAACACCCGTGTCTCCAAGGGTACGTCAAGGGGACCTACTTCAAGAACGCGGGACAATGATCGCCGAGCTAATTAG
- a CDS encoding uncharacterized protein (EggNog:ENOG503NUXN; COG:S) has translation MVAAAAILVDVEPEVPSYAEASLTTLSTRTMTAMAAAPPVSASLETDMARMTLPPVVTEFPPPPAHEQNGGPASSSSDGAEDDDDFEDDQTDAQSLMQPAISPLATLFTSPKTPAAERMAAFDRMSGGGIFERIEDDQRPGMASLDGTSSHDKLPPPPPSHSSEPMARMAGATEPASSQAPPQQQPPIERMPTPWQAGPKQFHITEPGRWSSMSMAIRSQSSRHKRASSVSENAMLKRLSKALPSISIPSGFMPSIPTPPFFSSHSSSNNASPQKDERTPKAPQTGGISDSSSQRSGTPRTSSLRRTTSDDSLLYHTLSRVSSLGDDTRFAHVREQVNVRMKAILDSFEGPSFKMPQMPNLLNTPLVKKSATEPISSSTPHRTGSLSTTTTAPQDPLDKVLETLTGDIVIMGGYRGSILRSAKAPHRRLWVPVKVQLNIRKVKLEVGLDPQDELDMEKSIYADGMLKNIGPVDISKRLFKRLRECENARSGKLRVHDYGYDWRLSPHLLSKRLVKFLEGLPSNRAGTPPSERGAWVISHSLGGIITRHAVNSSPSLFRGVVYVGVPQRCINILGPLRNGDAVLLNEKILTAHVNFSLRTTFVFLPEDGFCFVDKETGEEHRVDFYDVNDWVQYRLCPSVSEAALPAVGKGSNGTFSSLLNLSDSLGSFQPLRSRSNTQTKRDSGVALAGKDRSLAPQMGSSGGDNSPVDSNSQSDKAKNLAYLARTLAEIKQFRAELAHNKAHQQSNAYPPLAVIYAKDIPTTYGCRVSGREGIAHADAYDDLMFRSGDGVVLAKEAMLPEGYEVVKGGRVCTDRGHITMLGDLAGVGRALEAVVRGRQKGIGMGVLEGKGVK, from the exons atggttgctgctgctgcaat CCTTGTTGATGTCGAGCCTGAAGTCCCCTCTTATGCTGAGGCATCTCTCACCACACTTTCCACTCGCACAATGACTGCCatggcagcagcaccaccggTTTCGGCATCTTTGGAGACAGATATGGCTCGGATGACTCTTCCGCCAGTCGTGACGGAATtcccgccaccaccggcgcaTGAACAGAATGGAGGacccgcttcttcttcttcggatGGCGcggaggacgatgacgacttTGAAGATGATCAGACCGACGCCCAATCACTCATGCAGCCGGCTATCAGCCCACTGGCCACGCTTTTTACGTCGCCAAAAACCCCCGCTgcggagaggatggcggcTTTTGACCGGATGTCGGGGGGTGGCATTTTTGAGAGGATCGAGGACGACCAGAGGCCGGGAATGGCTTCGCTGGATGGGACTTCGAGCCATGACaaactaccaccaccacctccaagtCATTCGTCCGAGCCAATGGCTCGGATGGCAGGAGCTACGGAACCAGCAAGTTCTCaggctcctcctcaacaacaaccccctatTGAGCGTATGCCAACGCCATGGCAGGCAGGCCCCAAGCAATTTCACATCACCGAGCCGGGGAGGTGGTCCTCCATGTCTATGGCCATTAGGAGCCAGTCATCAAGACACAAACGCGCATCTTCAGTTAGCGAGAATGCTATGCTGAAGAGACTCTCCAAGGCTCTCCCTTCGATATCGATTCCGTCCGGGTTCATGCCTAGCATCCCCACACCGCCCTTCTTTTCGTCTCACAGTTCCAGCAATAATGCCTCACCTCAGAAGGACGAGCGGACGCCGAAAGCACCGCAGACTGGTGGGATTTCTGACAGTAGCTCCCAAAGATCTGGCACCCCCAGGACCTCGTCTCTAAGACGAACAACCTCGGACGACTCACTGCTTTATCACACTCTGTCTCGAGTCTCCTCCCTAGGCGACGACACCCGCTTCGCCCACGTCCGCGAGCAAGTCAACGTTCGGATGAAGGCCATCCTCGACAGCTTTGAAGGGCCTTCGTTCAAAATGCCTCAGATGCCCAATTTGTTGAACACGCCGCTTGTTAAGAAGTCAGCCACGGAGCCaatctcctcttccacccctcaCCGCACCGGCTCtttgtcaaccaccaccaccgccccgcAGGATCCCTTGGACAAAGTTCTGGAAACCCTAACAGGcgacatcgtcatcatgGGCGGGTACAGGGGTTCGATCCTCCGCTCTGCCAAAGCGCCCCACCGCCGGCTATGGGTACCAGTCAAAGTCCAGCTCAACATCCGAAAAGTCAAGCTCGAAGTCGGCCTCGACCCCCAGGATGAGCTGGACATGGAGAAGTCGATTTATGCAGATGGGATGCTGAAGAATATCGGCCCAGTGGACATCTCTAAACGACTCTTTAAGCGCTTGAGAGAATGCGAAAACGCGCGAAGCGGAAAGTTGAGAGTTCATGATTATGGCTACGACTGGCGGTTGAGTCCACATTTGCTCTCTAAACGACTGGTCAAGTTCCTGGAGggcctcccctccaaccgGGCCGGGACTCCACCGTCGGAGAGGGGGGCGTGGGTGATATCGCACAGTCTGGGCGGGATCATCACCCGTCACGCGGTcaactcctccccttctctctTCCGTGGCGTCGTCTATGTCGGCGTCCCGCAACGGTGTATAAACATCCTCGGGCCCCTCCGCAACGGGGACGCGGTGCTGCTCAACGAAAAGATCCTCACGGCGCACGTAAACTTTTCCCTGAGGACAACGTTTGTTTTTTTGCCCGAGGAcgggttttgttttgtggATAAGGAGACTGGGGAGGAGCACAGGGTTGACTTCTACGACGTGAACGACTGGGTTCAATACCGGCTTTGCCCGTCAGTTTCCGAAGCTGCGCTGCCGgcggtggggaaggggagcaATGGGACTTTTAGCTCGTTGTTGAACTTGTCGGATTCGTTGGGGAGTTTTCAGCCCTTGAGGAGCAGGAGTAATACGCAGACGAAGCGGGACAGTGGTGTTGCGCTGGCGGGGAAGGATAGGAGTTTGGCGCCGCAGATGGGGTCGTCTGGGGGCGATAACAGTCCAGTTGACAGCAACAGTCAGAGCGACAAGGCGAAGAACCTGGCGTATTTGGCGAGGACGCTGGCGGAGATCAAGCAGTTTCGTGCGGAGCTCGCACACAACAAGGCTCACCAACAGAGTAATGCTTACCCTCCTTTGGCGGTCATCTACGCAAAGGACATACCCACCACGTACGGCTGTCGGGTTTCTGGCCGGGAGGGCATCGCGCACGCTGATGCATACGATGATCTCATGTTCAGgtctggggatggggtggtgctggcaaAGGAGGCGATGTTGCCGGAGGGGTATGAGGTTGTcaaggggggaagggtctGCACGGATAGGGGGCATATCACCATGCTGGGGGATTTGgctggggtggggagggcgttggaggcggtggtgaggggacGACAGAAGgggattgggatgggggtgctggaggggaaaggggttaaataa
- a CDS encoding uncharacterized protein (COG:A; BUSCO:EOG0926420U; EggNog:ENOG503NXF3), producing the protein MDFASLMAKEIAKKEPEKEKPQKYISRREAEAQRQAAYLAEQKALEAQRAARAAAKRKREEEAAEEAKAREEKRQKLAEESRLRREAKEAEEERARRKRLGLPELPPKTDDDSSATPKPDSDASSDDEQDHTNIPDDELKSKLRELGQPAILFGESHVSRLRRYRKVTRPKSLSAGPIATKLLPVEEKDMKVPDKIPPATDRKARKYLYRQLASYFNMILREWEAALAREDNADTTAGQQAINAMVSSKENMAPLFRLFEKGGLDESILEAIVEIVKAAQEKRYVDANDGYLRLSIGKAAWPIGVTMVGIHERSAREKLHNGERGHIMGSEVTRKYLQSIKRCLTFAQVRWPPEDIRQLMG; encoded by the coding sequence atggACTTTGCCTCTCTCATGGCTAAGGAGATAGCCAAGAAAGAAccagaaaaggaaaaacccCAAAAGTACATATCCCGCCGCGAAGCCGAAGCCCAACGCCAAGCAGCCTACCTAGCCGAGCAAAAGGCCCTCGAAGCACAACGAGCCGCCAGAGCAGCCGCCAAACGCAAGcgcgaggaggaagccgccgAGGAAGCCAAAGCCCGTGAGGAGAAACGCCAGAAACTCGCCGAGGAATCTCGGCTCCGCAGAGAAGCCAAAGAAGCCGAAGAGGAACGAGCCCGAAGAAAACGTCTAGGCCTACCAGAACTCCCCCCCAAGACCGACGACgactcctccgccacccccaaacccgaCTCTGACGCCTCTTCTGACGACGAACAAGACCACACCAACATCCCCGATGATGAACTCAAGTCCAAACTCCGAGAGCTAGGCCAGCCGGCGATATTGTTCGGAGAGTCCCACGTTTCAAGGTTACGTCGCTACAGAAAGGTTACCAGACCAAAGTCTCTTTCTGCAGGTCCAATCGCTACCAAACTCCTCCCTGTCGAGGAAAAGGACATGAAAGTACCGGACAAGATCCCTCCAGCTACCGACAGGAAGGCAAGGAAGTACCTCTACCGCCAGTTGGCCTCTTACTTCAACATGATCCTCCGCGAGTGGGAAGCCGCGCTCGCAAGAGAAGACAACGCCGACACTACCGCCGGCCAGCAAGCAATCAACGCCATGGTGTCATCCAAGGAAAATATGGCGCCGTTATTCCGGCTTTTCGAAAAGGGGGGCCTGGACGAGAGTATCCTGGAAGCCATCGTGGAGATTGTCAAGGCCGCCCAGGAAAAGAGATACGTCGATGCCAATGATGGGTATCTACGGCTGAGCATCGGAAAGGCCGCCTGGCCGATTGGTGTCACCATGGTTGGTATCCACGAACGTAGCGCAAGAGAAAAGCTCCATAACGGAGAGAGGGGGCATATCATGGGGAGCGAGGTGACGAGAAAGTATCTGCAGAGCATCAAGCGGTGCTTGACGTTTGCGCAGGTGAGGTGGCCGCCCGAGGATATTAGGCAGTTGATGGGGTAG
- the GIN1 gene encoding Gypsy retrotransposon integrase-like protein 1 (COG:B; EggNog:ENOG503NUPW), which yields MTEPSVENKTRRRTRPSSQAPQPNRRSANSPPGMSDDESADLSQEEHGSPTESLKSAAQDTSKVDSEAPESQDGTGDAPSMPLQKRRRVTRACDECRRKKIKCDGKQPCTHCSVYSYECTYDKPSNRRRNPAPQYIEALEARLQRAETLLRKFMPDVDLSDPNLDPSVQQEFRNRQNARAQAAKAKSDTPPAQEKTESQDAQIMSMIESIGQLDINEGGEWDFHGNSSGAVFLRRMKEHFEGLLGNDYRIPFLPRPSRPAGMFSLDSPRSNAGSPWEPSTASNTPAPPNIYDLPAQDRARTLCYYSFNCATCLLRVVHQPSFYEKFDKLYSTPQEAWGNDEHRFLGLLYSVLALGCVYDVSDVEAGDGPSSYKAAVEQGIKYYTSARMILQDVAECRDMVSLQGLVYMILFLQATSNISGCYAFLGIALRSSLRMGLHRHLAHEKITPIEDETRRRVFHVVRQMDIYISAILGFPLLLHDDDVDQPMPTEVDDEYITSEAILTPPPGTPSFFEAFNAHTRLMAILTKVVKYIYPVKAVEDCVNQGRVNSRYMISYARIKEIEAELQEWHEQLPTHWRPSPDGPIEVIRVRTLLRFGYAHVQMMLYRPFLHYISPRQTAGKKIDDRYYNCAAAGVSVSRNIVHIGIEIRKQAVLIGPYWFILYSQFFAILSLIYYVLENPDKAGAAEILADAKAGREVIASLAQRSLAADRITNALNPLFEQLPERLKKASTRPMPSKKRAAPAGSKSSLVLPARPGVQDDVPQRRSEEVIRPPTGALRREARLPPQRTSSFDALGLPQGSLASQNFSNLQDLLPMDLTLGRGTPEARAAHMAPAPRHAQTFPQGHPQGANPVYKVDAMMFPTGDPFAYPNAPLMDPAGHHARPGHPHGLPGQPPAPSMQFYMPSIYDDIEGQLMGPIPPYLMSQGQGPPHTMSPATQMYNTANMIAMQPSPRHGQPHAPPQGLASHTGPHHQGQPQQRDMMEDIMGEPDFTTGEWDDMLQQNSGYR from the exons ATGACAGAACCCTCTGTGGAAAACAAAACACGTCGCCGAACTCGTCCCTCCTCGCAGGCACCGCAGCCCAACCGGAGGAGCGCCAACAGCCCCCCCGGCATGTCTGATGATGAGTCGGCAGACTTGTCGCAGGAAGAACATGGCTCCCCCACCGAGAGCCTAAAGTCTGCAGCCCAGGACACCAGCAAGGTAGATTCCGAGGCCCCTGAATCCCAAGATGGCACTGGCGATGCCCCGAGCATGCCCCTGCAGAAGCGTCGCCGGGTCACACGAGCATGCGATGAGTGTCGCAGAAAGAAGATCAAGTGTGATGGCAAGCAGCCTTGCACTCATTGCTCTGTCTACAGCTATG AGTGCACCTATGACAAACCCTCTAACCGCCGCAGGAACCCAGCTCCGCAGTATATCGAGGCCTTGGAGGCGAGGCTCCAGCGTGCAGAGACGCTCCTTCGCAAGTTTATGCCAGATGTCGACCTCAGCGACCCGAATCTTGACCCGTCAGTCCAACAGGAGTTCCGCAACAGACAAAATGCAAGAGCGCAGGCGGCCAAAGCCAAATCAGACACGCCGCCAGCCCAGGAGAAAACAGAAAGCCAGGATGCCCAGATCATGTCCATGATCGAGTCCATTGGGCAGCTTGACATCAACGAAGGCGGAGAATGGGACTTCCATGGCAACTCCTCGGGAGCGGTTTttctgaggaggatgaaggagCATTTCGAGGGGCTGTTGGGCAACGACTACCGCATCCCCTTTCTGCCGCGACCATCTCGCCCGGCCGGCATGTTCAGCCTCGACTCCCCTCGTTCCAACGCCGGCTCGCCCTGGGAACCTTCAACGGCATCCAACacgccagctcctcccaaTATCTATGATCTTCCGGCCCAGGACAGGGCCCGCACACTTTGTTACTACTCCTTCAACTGTGCAACATGTCTCTTGCGGGTTGTCCACCAACCTTCGTTTTACGAAAAGTTTGACAAGCTGTATTCGACACCTCAGGAGGCCTGGGGAAATGATGAGCACAGATTCCTCGGGCTTCTCTATTCGGTGCTGGCCCTAGGTTGTGTTTACGATGTCTCGGATGTTGAGGCTGGAGACGGACCGTCCTCGTACAAGGCGGCTGTTGAACAAGG AATCAAGTATTACACATCCGCTCGGATGATTCTACAAGATGTGGCCGAGTGCCGGGATATGGTTTCTTTACAAGGCTTGGTCTACATGATTCTTTTCTTACAAGCAACAAGCAATATCAGCGGCTGCTATGCCTTTCTCGGCATTGCTCTACGTTCTAGCCTGCGAATGGGGCTCCATCGCCATTTAGCACACGAAAAGATCACACCGATTGAGGATGAAACGAGACGGCGCGTGTTCCATGTTGTCCGGCAAATGGACATCTACATTTCAGCAATCTTGGGATTCCCTCTCTTGCTccacgacgacgatgtcGACCAGCCCATGCCGACCGAGGTGGATGATGAATACATTACGAGCGAGGCTATACTTACACCTCCGCCAGGCACGCCTTCCTTTTTCGAAGCTTTCAATGCCCACACGAGGCTCATGGCCATTTTGACAAAGGTTGTCAAGTACATTTATCCTGTCAAGGCTGTCGAGGATTGTGTGAATCAGGGACGGGTGAACTCGAGATACATGATCAGCTATGCCCGCatcaaggagattgaggcCGAGCTCCAGGAGTGGCACGAACAGCTCCCTACACATTGGCGCCCCAGCCCGGATGGTCCAATCGAGGTTATCAG AGTTCGAACTCTGCTGAGATTTGGCTACGCCCATGTCCAGATGATGCTGTACCGTCCGTTTCTTCACTACATCTCCCCACGTCAGACGGCCGGCAAGAAGATTGACGATCGATACTACAACTGTGCTGCCGCGGGTGTCAGCGTTTCTCGAAACATTGTGCATATCGGAATCGAAATTCGCAAACAGGCGGTGCTGATCGGGCCTTACTGGTTTATTCTCTATTCGCAATTCTTCGCCATTCTCTCTTTGATATACTACGTTCTGGAGAATCCCGACAAGGCTGGAGCTGCCGAGATACTAGCCGATGCCAAAGCCGGGCGGGAGGTTATCGCGAGTCTGGCTCAACGCAGTCTAGCAGCGGATCGGATCACAAATGCCCTGAAT CCCTTGTTTGAACAACTGCCAGAACGGCTCAAGAAAGCATCAACACGACCAATGCCCTCCAAGAAACGCGCAGCGCCTGCGGGATCGAAATCGAGCTTGGTCCTCCCAGCCCGGCCGGGAGTGCAAGATGACGTTCCACAGCGCAGGTCCGAGGAGGTGATTCGCCCACCCACTGGCGCCCTTCGGCGGGAAGCACGGCTGCCTCCTCAGAGGACATCCTCGTTTGACGCATTGGGTCTTCCGCAGGGCAGCTTGGCGAGTCAAAACTTTTCCAATCTGCAGGACCTACTGCCAATGGATTTGACGTTGGGCCGGGGAACTCCCGAAGCCAGAGCCGCGCATATGGCTCCTGCCCCGAGACATGCCCAAACCTTCCCGCAGGGACACCCGCAAGGCGCAAACCCGGTCTACAAAGTTGACGCCATGATGTTTCCCACCGGCGACCCTTTTGCGTATCCCAATGCGCCGCTAATGGACCCTGCTGGGCACCATGCTCGACCGGGACATCCGCACGGGCTTCCAGGGCAACCTCCGGCACCCTCCATGCAGTTTTACATGCCTAGTATCTACGATGACATCGAGGGCCAACTGATGGGTCCGATCCCACCGTATCTGATGTCTCAGGGGCAAGGACCTCCGCATACGATGAGCCCGGCGACGCAGATGTACAATACGGCCAACATGATTGCGATGCAGCCTTCCCCCAGGCATGGTCAGCCCCATGCTCCTCCGCAGGGCCTGGCCTCACACACAGGCCCACATCACCAGGGGCAGCCTCAACAGAGGGATATGATGGAAGACATTATGGGCGAACCGGACTTCACGACAGGGGAGTGGGATGACATGCTTCAACAAAATTCCGGGTACCGATAG
- the TIF5 gene encoding eukaryotic translation initiation factor 5 (BUSCO:EOG09262M7B; EggNog:ENOG503NUY5; COG:J), which yields MAALVNVRRDVSDNFYRYKMERIQTKIEGKGNGIKTVVVNLSSVAQSLARPGSYLIKYFGFELGAQTNIDPADDRWIINGAHEANKLQELLDGFISKFVLCKKCKNPETDVHIKDGHITLDCKACGQRTDVDLRLKLSGFILKNVPKKTKKDKAERKAARKAKQNGGKDNGSGEENGSDQPSPNGDIDIASDDDALTRKIKKEAQNLDSKPVADKEVEWAVDMSEEAVKARQQVLPDEFKAKLVLNGEDEDEDGEGGNTVYDQLADWIQTEANAKGGVDNVDDVEIYLKAKELGIEAKHRTLIVLVMTLFNENIFSQIPKRQGMLKTMITSERHEKALLGGTEKLLAELGKEHYDKIVKILQLYYHFDLASEDFLKKWGAKSSKRYVDGSTSKKIRKAAEPFMTWLEEAESEEDSDEE from the exons ATGGCTGCTCTCGTCAACGTCCGTCGCGATGTCTCCGACAATTTCTATCGCTACAAGATGGAGCGTATCCAGACCAAGATCGAAGGCAAGGGTAACGGCATCAAGACCGTTGTTGTCAACCTGAGCAGCGTTGCTCAGTCTCTGGCCCGCCCCGGCTCTTACCTCATCAAGTACTTCGGTTTCGAGCTGGGTGCCCAGACCAACATTGATCCCGCCGACGACCGCTGGATCATCAACGGTGCTCACGAGGCTAACAAGCTCCAagagcttcttgatggcttcATCTCCAAGTTTGTCCTCTGCAAGAAGTGCAAGAATCCTGAAACGGATGTCCATATCAAGGATGGCCACATCACGCTCGACTGCAAGGCTTGCGGTCAGCGCACCGATGTCGATTTGCGCCTCAAGTTGAGCGGTTTCATTCTCAAGAATGTGcccaagaagaccaagaaggacaaggccgAGCGCAAGGCTGCCCGCAAGGCCAAGCAGAACGGTGGCAAGGACAACGGTTCCGGAGAGGAGAACGGCTCTGACCAGCCCTCCCCTAACGGGGACATCGACATTGCTAGTGACGATGATGCTTTGACtcgcaagatcaagaaggaggctCAGAACCTTGACAGCAAGCCTGTTGCCGACAAGGAGGTTGAGTGGGCCGTTGACATGAGCGAGGAAGCTGTCAAGGCTCGCCAGCAGGTCCTCCCTGACGAGTTCAAGGCGAAGCTCGTGCTGAACGgtgaagacgaggacgaggacggaGAGGGTGGCAACACCGTCTACGACCAGCTGGCCGACTGGATCCAGACTGAGGCCAACGCCAAGGGCGGTGTCGACAACGTGGATGATGTCGAGATCTacctcaaggccaaggagctcGGCATCGAGGCCAAGCATCGCACCCTCATTGTGTTGGTCATGACACTTTTCAACGAGAACATCTTCTCTCAGATTCCCAAGCGCCAAGGCATGCTCAAGACT ATGATCACTTCTGAGCGCCATGAGAAGGCTCTCCTCGGTGGCACCGAGAAGCTTTTGGCCGAGCTCGGCAAGGAGCACTATGATAAGATTGTCAAGATCCTTCAACTCTACTACCACTTTGATCTCGCCTCTGAGGACTTTTTGAAGAAGTGGGGTGCCAAGTCTTCCAAGAGGTATGTCGATGGCTCTACCTCCAAGAAGATCCGCAAGGCTGCCGAGCCTTTTATGACGTGGCTTGAGGAGGCCGAGTCGGAGGAGGACTCTGACGAGGAGTAA
- a CDS encoding uncharacterized protein (EggNog:ENOG503P6ZE; COG:S), whose product MAGLQHHKVAMDPAFVRLNNMQINRYKYFRWTPRTGFLTTLYVFVIPGIVGYIGWKWDGAWDLRAKRRGDLLAER is encoded by the exons ATGGCCGGCCTCCAGCATCACA AGGTCGCCATGGACCCGGCGTTTGTCCGGTTGAACA ACATGCAAATCAATCGCTACAAGTACTTCCGCTGGACCCCCCGAACCggcttcctcaccaccctctacGTCTTTGTCATCCCCGGAATCGTGGGTTACATCGGCTGGAAGTGGGAT GGCGCCTGGGACCTCCGAGCAAAGCGCAGGGGAGATCTCCTCGCCGAGCGCTAA
- a CDS encoding uncharacterized protein (EggNog:ENOG503NYRU; COG:O; COG:T) yields MADPLLEFFTQMDIQGGVVVQDSPKFDLDLYIQNYRGRTRFDRLLLIGRSSVKLCVEALKAALAEAKRGRDTQRYRDVFEYLRVAAPNDPDAVFDKKWVDRQDVANHEETQRLLTELKGYKNNLVKESIRMGNEDLAKHYEAIGDLNAASEHYSKMRPDVSTAKHVIDVGKHLVRVAIQRREWSMVAPHLVKMTLGGQYPEEERNAQPFIRTASGIALLGQEKYWEAALSFLDADPNVPPKAYNELASRNDIAVYGGLLALATMDRKQLQSMVLENQNFRVFLEPEPHIRRAVTMFVNGRYSACIEILEGYRTDYLLDIYLQKHVSKIYAKIRSKCVVQYLIPFSCVSLDTLEKAFGSPERPIEEELAVMIEEGVLEARIDGIERLVNTVKIDPRAQMQASALVSAENYEKQAIERLRRMAIAAADLELLPTKKQGLHLPLGGDISFGDQEIVMG; encoded by the exons ATGGCCGACCCTTTGCTGGAGTTCTTCACCCAGATGGACATCCAGGGCGGTGTTGTCGTTCAGG ATTCCCCCAAATTTGATCTCGATCTCTATATCCAAAACTACCGCGGCCGTACCAGATTCgaccgtctcctcctcatcggccGTAGCTCAGTAAAGCTCTGCGTCGAAGCTCTCAAGgccgccctcgccgaagCCAAGCGTGGCCGCGACACCCAGCGATACAGAGACGTTTTTGAATACCTTCGCGTAGCTGCTCCCAATGACCCCGATGCCGTCTTTGATAAGAAATGGGTAGACAGGCAGGACGTCGCCAACCATGAAGAGACCCAACGGCTGCTCACCGAGCTAAAGGGATATAAGAACAACCTTGTCAAGGAGAGCATCCGG ATGGGCAACGAAGACCTAGCCAAACATTACGAAGCAATCGGCGACCTCAACGCGGCCTCTGAGCACTACTCCAAAATGCGCCCCGACGTCTCCACGGCGAAGCACGTCATCGACGTCGGCAAGCACCTCGTCCGCGTGGCCATCCAAAGAAGAGAGTGGAGCATGGTCGCGCCCCATCTCGTGAAGATGACCCTCGGGGGGCAGTACCCCGAAGAAGAGCGCAACGCCCAACCGTTCATCCGCACAGCTTCTGGCATCGCCCTCCTCGGCCAAGAAAAATACTGGGAAGCGGCCCTCTCCTTTCTCGACGCCGACCCAAACGTCCCGCCCAAAGCCTACAATGAACTCGCCAGCCGTAACGACATTGCCGTCTATGGCGGTTTGCTTGCGCTGGCGACAATGGACCGCAAGCAGCTCCAGAGTATGGTGTTGGAGAACCAGAATTTCAGAGTGTTTCTGGAACCGGAGCCGCACATCAGACGGGCGGTGACGATGTTTGTTAATGGGAGGTATTCGGCTTGCATTGAGATTTTGGAGGGGTACAGGACCGATTATCTGCTGGACATCTACCTCCAGAAGCACGTCAGCAAGATCTATGCCAAGATCAGGAGCAAGTGTGTGGTGCAGTATCTGATTCCGTTTTCGTGCGTGAGTTTGGACACGTTGGAGAAGGCGTTTGGGAGTCCGGAGAGGCcgattgaggaggagctggcggtgatgattgaggagggggtcTTGGAGGCGAGAATTGATGGGATTGAGAGG CTCGTCAACACAGTCAAGATTGACCCGAGAGCTCAAATGCAGGCTTCGGCATTGGTTTCTGCCGAGAATTACGAGAAGCAGGCTATTGAGCGGTTGAGAAGGATGGCGATTGCGGCTGCGGATTTGGAGCTGCTGCCGACCAAGAAGCAGGGGTTGCATCTCCcgcttggtggtgatatttCTTTTGGGGATCAGGAGATTGTGATGGGTTGA